The Clostridia bacterium DNA window AGCGGTTCGCCCTCCTCGGTCAGCACGGCGAAAAACGGCTTTTTGCCGAGGCGTTTGAGAGAAACTCTCATATCATTGATTACTCTTCTTCAACGCCGGCTCCGATCCCGCCGGAAACGGGAGCCAGCGGCGCTTTGGACTCCTCCGCCACGGGAGAAGCTCCCTCGAGGATCTTCTCGCGGATCTTCGCTTCGACCTCGGCGGCCATGTCGGGATGCTCGACGAAGAATATCCTCGCGTTGTCCTTGCCCTGGCCGATGCGGGCGCCGTTATAGGAGAACCAGGTGCCGCTCTTCTCGACTACGCCGACGCGCACGCCGATATCGACGAGTTCGCTCTCCTTGGAGATGCCCTTGCCGTAGAGTATGTCGAATTCGGCGTTGCGGAACGGCGGGGCGACCTTGTTCTTGACTACCTTCACCTTCGTGTGCGCGCCGACGAGCTCAAGCCCGTTCTTTATCTGCTCGGCGCGGCGGATATCGATGCGGACGGTGGAGTAGTATTTCAGCGCGGCGCCGCCGGTCGTCACCTCGGGGTTGCCGTAGACCACGCCGACCTTAGAGCGCAGCTGATTGATGAAAATAAGTATCGTGTTCGTCTTGGAAATTACGCCGGCGAGCTTGCGGAGCGCCTGAGACATAAGCCGCGCCTGCACCGCCATATGCGCGTCGCCCATATCGCCCTCTATCTCGGCTCGCGGAACGAGCGCGGCGACGGAGTCGACGACGATGACGTCGATCGCGCCGCTGCGGACGAGCATTTCGGCGATCTCGAGCGCCTGCTCGCCGTAGTCCGGCTGAGAAACGAGGAGGTTGTCGGTGTCGACCCCCAGCGCCTTGGCGTAAACAGGATCGAGCGCGTGCTCCGCGTCGATGAACGCCGCTTCGCCGCCCGCCTTCTGCGCGGAGGCGATGACGTGCAGCGCCAGAGTCGTTTTGCCGGAGGATTCCGGTCCGTATATTTCTATTATTCTGCCGCGGGGCATTCCGCCGACGCCGAGCGCCAGGTCGAGCCCGAGCGAGCCGGTGGAGATGGCTTCAACGTTCATCGCGGGCGTGTCGCCCAGCTTCATGACGGCTCCCTTGCCGCATTTCTTCTCGATCTGCTCGAGAGTGTATTTCAACGCCTGATTCTTATCCATTTATATTCTTCCTCCTTCTTAATATCACTTATTGCGGATTGACCGAATAGTTAGGCGCTTCCTTGGTCAGATAAATATCGTGGGGATGGCTCTCCTTGAGGCCCGCTCCGGTGATGCGGACGAAGCGGCTGTCGCTGTGCAGCGCGGGGATGTCCCTGCAGCCGCAGTAGCCCATGCCGGCCTTCACGCCGCCGATGAGCTGGAAGACGGTGTCCGCGGCGGGTCCCTTGTAGGGGACGCGGCCCTCGACGCCCTCCGGCACGAGCTTCGTGGAGCCCTGCTGGAAGTAGCGGTCGGAGCTGCCCTTCGACATCGCCGCCATACTGCCCATGCCGCGGTAGACCTTGAAGCGTCTGCCCTGGAAGACTTCGCTCTCGCCGGGGCTCTCGTCGCAGCCCGCGAGCAGCGAGCCGATCATTACGACGGACGCGCCCGCAGCGAGCGCCTTGACGACGTCGCCGGAGTACTTGATACCGCCGTCGGCGATGACGGGGATATCGTATTTCGCGGCGGCGCAGGCGGAATCGTAGATCGCGGTGATCTGCGGAACGCCGATGCCCGCGACGACGCGGGTGGTGCATATCGAGCCGGGGCCGATGCCGATCTTGACGCAGTCGGCGCCCGCTTTGATGAGGTCCTC harbors:
- the recA gene encoding recombinase RecA; amino-acid sequence: MDKNQALKYTLEQIEKKCGKGAVMKLGDTPAMNVEAISTGSLGLDLALGVGGMPRGRIIEIYGPESSGKTTLALHVIASAQKAGGEAAFIDAEHALDPVYAKALGVDTDNLLVSQPDYGEQALEIAEMLVRSGAIDVIVVDSVAALVPRAEIEGDMGDAHMAVQARLMSQALRKLAGVISKTNTILIFINQLRSKVGVVYGNPEVTTGGAALKYYSTVRIDIRRAEQIKNGLELVGAHTKVKVVKNKVAPPFRNAEFDILYGKGISKESELVDIGVRVGVVEKSGTWFSYNGARIGQGKDNARIFFVEHPDMAAEVEAKIREKILEGASPVAEESKAPLAPVSGGIGAGVEEE